In Myxococcaceae bacterium JPH2, the DNA window CGGTGAGAGACATCCAGGAGGCCATGGACTGGCTGGGCGAGGCGTATGGCCTGCGCCGCCATGTGGTGGCCTCGGTGTGCTCGGGCGCGTTCCTCACGTTCCACGCGAGCGTGGCGGATGAGCGTGTGGCGGGACACATCCTCATCAACCCGCAGACCTTCGTCTGGCGCGCGGGCGACTCGCTCGTCATCCGCCAGCGCGAGCAGCGGCCCGCGTACGAGACGTCATTCAAGTCCACGCGCTTCTACCGGAGCGCGGCCCTCCAGAAGGAGACGTGGCGCCGGCTGATGCGCGGCGAAATCCAGGTGAAGCGCATCGCGCGGGAGATGCTGTCACGCGCGATGAAGCAGGCGCAGACCCTGCCGCTGCCCGGGCCGCTCCAGAGTCCCGAGCAGCGCCAGCACCAGGACGTGCGCCGCGCCTTCGTGTCCTTGGCGGACCGGGGTCTGGAGTCGCTGCTCGTCTACAGCGCCAACGACGGCGGTCTCGACGTCATCGAGCGATACCTGGGCCCGCGCGCGCGCAAGCTGGCCCGTCGTCCCAACTTCCGCTTCGAGGTGGTGGACGGCGCGGACCACACGTTCACGCCGCTGTGGGCCCAGGCCCATCTGGGTCAGCTCATCTTGAGCTTCATCACTCGGAAGTTTGGCTGAGCTGGGGCTGCCTGGGGGCGAGGGACTTGTCGAAGAAGTCCCCCACCTGCGCGAGGTACGCGTCGCCGTCTCGCGTCTCTGCGTAGTGCCCATGTCCCGCGCCGGGAACGAGCACCAGGGCCCTCGGATCTCCCGCGAGCGCGTACAGCTTCCGCGCCATGTCTGGAGGCACGGCGCTGTCCTCCGTGCCAGCGATGAGGAGCAGCGGGCGGGGCGCGAGCTTCCCCACCACGGCCTCGGGGCGCAGGTCCTCCAGGGCGAGCCCCGCGTGGCGCGCGGCCAGGACCGCGGGAACAGACGTCACGGGCCCCCACGCACCGAACTCGTGGGTGAGCTGCGCTTCCAAGCGGGTGAACGCACCGGCGAGCGCCACCGCCGCCACACGCGCATCCTCGGAGGCCACGCGCGCGGCCACCGCGCTGCCCATGGAGAAGCCGAAGACACCCAGGCGGGACGGATCCACCTCGGGCTGATGCGCGAGGAAGTCGAGGCCCGCACGCACCGCGGCCCGATGCTCCGCCCCCCACGTCGGAGGCCCCGGGCTCTCACCGTGCCCCGGCATGTCGAGCAACAAGACTCCGTGCCCTCGACGGGCCAGCACCGCCGCCTCGCGGACGAGGTCGAGCCGGGTGGAGGGCGAACCATGGACGAGGACAATGGCCGAGCCCAGGCGGGGCGCGACGTACCAGCCTCGGACCTGCGCGCCCGCGTCGAAGGTGAGCGTGACGTCGCGCGGATGGAAGCCCGAAGGGAGTCCATCGCGCGAGGCGGGCGTGAACGCGGGATGGAGCGCCACGCGCTCATAGCGATACGTCCGCCACGCCTTCACGCCCACGACCGCGCAGCCTCCCAGCACGCCTGCCAGCAGCCACATGAGCCATCTCGTTCGCATGAGCCCGTCCGGGGCCTCATGCTGTCATGAGCGACGCTCGCACGCGCGGCCACGACGGGCCGCTGCTCGCTCAGTTGGCGGAGAAGCTCATTCGCGCGCTGCCCTCGGCGCACTTCACGTCCACCCAAGACAGGTCGGTGTCCAGTTCCACCCCGTCCTGACGGAAGCGGGCCAAAGCGATGCTCTCCTGGTCGCCCGCGGCCAGATGGGCCAACCGGTACTGCTTGTTGTTGGCCAGCCGCAGGTCACAGGACGTCCACGGGCGCGTCTCCAGATTGTGAATCACGAGCCGCTTGAGCGGTCCGATTCCACCGAGCACCACGCGCCCCTTGAGAGACTTCGCGACCGCGGGGACAGCGGCGGGCGCAGGCTGCGCGGTCGCAGCCACGGGAGCCGCCGCGGGCGCGTTGGGAGT includes these proteins:
- a CDS encoding alpha/beta fold hydrolase yields the protein MWLLAGVLGGCAVVGVKAWRTYRYERVALHPAFTPASRDGLPSGFHPRDVTLTFDAGAQVRGWYVAPRLGSAIVLVHGSPSTRLDLVREAAVLARRGHGVLLLDMPGHGESPGPPTWGAEHRAAVRAGLDFLAHQPEVDPSRLGVFGFSMGSAVAARVASEDARVAAVALAGAFTRLEAQLTHEFGAWGPVTSVPAVLAARHAGLALEDLRPEAVVGKLAPRPLLLIAGTEDSAVPPDMARKLYALAGDPRALVLVPGAGHGHYAETRDGDAYLAQVGDFFDKSLAPRQPQLSQTSE